Proteins encoded together in one Camelina sativa cultivar DH55 chromosome 9, Cs, whole genome shotgun sequence window:
- the LOC104710931 gene encoding histone deacetylase 9 isoform X1 yields the protein MRSKDKISYFYDGDVGSVYFGPNHPMKPHRLCMTHHLILAYGLHSKMEVYRPHKAYPIEMAQFHSPDYVEFLQRINPENQNLFPNEMARYNLGEDCPVFEDLFEFCQIYAGGTIDAARRLNNKLCDIAINWAGGLHHAKKCDASGFCYINDLVLGILELLKHHPRVLYIDIDVHHGDGVEEAFYFTDRVMTVSFHKFGDKFFPGTGDVKEIGEREGKFYAINVPLKDGIDDSSFNRLFRTIISKVVEIYQPGAIVLQCGADSLARDRLGCFNLSIDGHAECVKFVKKFNLPLLVTGGGGYTKENVARCWTVETGILLDTELPNEIPENDYIKYFAPDFSLKIPGGHIENLNTKSYISSIKVQILENLRFIQHAPSVQMQEVPPDFYIPDFDEDEQNPDVRVDQRSRDKQIQRDDEYFDGDNDHDAS from the exons ATGCGCTCCAAGGACAAAATCTCCTACTTTTATGATG GGGACGTGGGGAGCGTCTATTTTGGTCCAAATCACCCAATGAAACCTCACAGGCTTTGCATGACTCATCATCTTATCCTTGCATATGGCCTCCATAGCAAGATGGAAGTTTAT CGTCCACACAAGGCATATCCTATTGAGATGGCTCAGTTTCATTCTCCCGACTATGTGGAGTTCCTGCAACGAATTAATCCAGAAAATCAGAACTTGTTTCCCAATGAAATGGCTAGAT ATAATTTGGGAGAGGATTGTCCTGTCTTTGAGgatttgtttgaattttgtcAAATTTACGCAGGAGGAACAATAG ATGCTGCACGCAGATTAAACAACAAACTCTGTGACATTGCTATAAATTGGGCGGGCGGGTTGCACCATGCCAAAAAATGTGATGCATCAGGGTTTTGTTACATCAACGATCTCGTACTAGGAATTCTTGAGTTGCTGAAACACCATCCCCGTGTGCTATACATAGATATAGATGTTCATCACGGTGATGGAGTTGAAGAAGCTTTTTACTTCACTGACAG AGTGATGACTGTCAGCTTTCATAAGTTTGGGGATAAGTTCTTTCCTGGGACCGGCGATGTTAAG gaaataggagaaagagaagggaaATTTTACGCCATCAATGTGCCACTGAAGGATGGTATTGATGACAGTAGTTTCAACCGTCTCTTCAGGACA ATAATTTCCAAGGTTGTTGAGATATATCAACCGGGTGCAATTGTGCTTCAATGCGGGGCAGATTCACTAGCCAGGGATCGACTAGGGTGCTTTAATCTCTCTATTGATG GGCATGCTGAATGTGTTAAATTCGTGAAGAAGTTCAATCTTCCCTTACTG GTTACAGGAGGTGGAGGATACACAAAGGAGAATGTAGCTCGGTGTTGGACTGTTGAGACTGGCATTCTTTTGGACACAGAACTTCCTAATG agaTCCCTGAAAACGACTACATCAAGTATTTTGCGCCGGATTTTTCTTTGAAGATACCTGGTGGTCACATT GAGAATCTAAATACCAAATCGTACATCAGTTCGATCAAAGTGcagattttggagaatttgcgTTTCATTCAACATGCTCCTAGCGTGCAGATGCAAGAG GTACCACCTGATTTCTACATACCAGACTTTGATGAAGACGAACAAAACCCGGATGTACGCGTGGATC AGCGCTCGCGGGATAAGCAGATCCAAAGAGACGATGAGTATTTCGATGGCGACAACGATCACGATGCTTCGTAA
- the LOC104710931 gene encoding histone deacetylase 17 isoform X2 gives MVLFSSWHAECVKFVKKFNLPLLVTGGGGYTKENVARCWTVETGILLDTELPNEIPENDYIKYFAPDFSLKIPGGHIENLNTKSYISSIKVQILENLRFIQHAPSVQMQEVPPDFYIPDFDEDEQNPDVRVDQRSRDKQIQRDDEYFDGDNDHDAS, from the exons ATGgtgcttttttcttctt GGCATGCTGAATGTGTTAAATTCGTGAAGAAGTTCAATCTTCCCTTACTG GTTACAGGAGGTGGAGGATACACAAAGGAGAATGTAGCTCGGTGTTGGACTGTTGAGACTGGCATTCTTTTGGACACAGAACTTCCTAATG agaTCCCTGAAAACGACTACATCAAGTATTTTGCGCCGGATTTTTCTTTGAAGATACCTGGTGGTCACATT GAGAATCTAAATACCAAATCGTACATCAGTTCGATCAAAGTGcagattttggagaatttgcgTTTCATTCAACATGCTCCTAGCGTGCAGATGCAAGAG GTACCACCTGATTTCTACATACCAGACTTTGATGAAGACGAACAAAACCCGGATGTACGCGTGGATC AGCGCTCGCGGGATAAGCAGATCCAAAGAGACGATGAGTATTTCGATGGCGACAACGATCACGATGCTTCGTAA